From the genome of Streptomyces sp. V1I1, one region includes:
- a CDS encoding DUF2637 domain-containing protein produces the protein MTVVMAVIAALAFVFSFGNVWALALRLGVPHPIAPLIAPMVDLSVVGLLVALRFLALRSVPKTELKAGTRLLHLCGLLTLALNTAEPLLTGRYGRACLDTVAPLLLLGWGHVGPAFLAQFHTLTRPTPHLEAAAPISEPVTAEVPVPEPPTPAPAPAPAALPVAVAKTTRPASGPALPVALIDSARRIADTHRAEHGTPITAAHLGTRMGVALPVATAALAQL, from the coding sequence GTGACCGTGGTCATGGCGGTCATCGCGGCGCTGGCCTTCGTCTTCTCCTTCGGCAACGTCTGGGCACTCGCCCTGCGGCTCGGTGTGCCCCACCCGATCGCCCCACTGATCGCCCCCATGGTCGATCTGTCCGTCGTCGGACTCCTGGTCGCCCTGCGGTTCCTGGCCCTGCGCAGCGTGCCCAAGACGGAGTTGAAGGCCGGTACCCGGCTGCTGCACCTGTGCGGCCTGCTCACCCTCGCCCTGAACACCGCCGAACCGCTGCTGACCGGACGCTACGGACGCGCCTGCCTGGACACCGTCGCCCCGCTCCTGCTGCTCGGCTGGGGCCACGTCGGCCCAGCCTTCCTCGCCCAGTTCCACACTCTCACCCGCCCCACCCCGCACCTGGAGGCCGCCGCCCCCATCTCTGAACCGGTGACCGCCGAAGTACCCGTACCCGAGCCCCCGACGCCCGCTCCGGCTCCGGCTCCGGCCGCTCTGCCCGTCGCCGTCGCCAAGACGACCCGGCCCGCCTCCGGCCCGGCCCTGCCGGTCGCCCTGATCGACTCAGCCCGGCGCATCGCGGACACCCACCGCGCCGAGCACGGAACTCCCATCACCGCCGCCCACCTGGGCACGCGCATGGGCGTCGCCCTGCCGGTGGCCACCGCCGCACTCGCTCAGCTCTGA